The DNA region atttttttttcatcatatgAACGTATGAACATATTAAATCTTCAAATTCATAAACCACAAAATTTCTTagattttatagtaaaataattaagACCAACCCATCAATCGTGACATTACAGTATCGTCTAGATATAATTATATAAGAATTAtgttttgttgatcttgtttCATAAACCAAAAGTACCATCTATATCTCTAATAAGATCTTTAAAGAGTAACATATGATGGAGAGTTTGAACCACAAACATAGGACATCATAAGGACTGTCGCTAGGCTATCACTTGAACCCccaaaaattaatataagatGATAGGCGTAAGGATAATAGGAATTTCAATAAAGAATTAATCAAGTTCATTAAGTATCTAtacataaaaacattaataacATAATGATGCTTTagagtaaattatattttgtctTATTCTCTTTTTGGTATTTTCCTTAAAGATGATCAAGTAAGCAAAATAAAAGCTTACCAAGAAAGTTAACTCAAATCAGCTAAAAATTTGATGGTGGAGATGCCGATTATTTATAAtagaatgaccaaaataatACGAAAGGATTTGAGAAAAACACATAagatttctaaaataaattttaccaaaCACATGAATGCAATGATAACAAAATTACTAtactaaatctttttttttttttacttttttgataCTCTACacataaacacaaaaatttttattatcattatgttTCATATAAAAATCAAGAATTTTCACAACAATGATAAGTCAAATAAAACTGTGTTAATAATTTTAAGTCAATTAATAGCAACAAAAgtcaatattattaaaattttgggaaGGAAAAGAACCAAATCACTTCACAAGACTAAATGCAAGAATACTAAAAAGAAAGGGGTGGGAAAAAGATTATTTATGATTGTGCATTTTGttcacctcaatagtcttcctaTTGCCGCCTTAACTTTGAAATTTTCTAACAAAAACAATCAATGTCTTATCAAATTAGTGAAAAATAAagcttgattgaaaaatatggaGAACAATTAATATTGcgctaaattttttgttgtaaatgaTAAGGTGGTCGTATCTAGAATGTGCATTGGTAGATATAACAttgtaaaacttaaataaataattaatgtgtgAGTGAGAGAAAGATAAGGTTgtgaaaaactaaaattttggaagAGGACACACTATAACTGTAGATAAATGAAGAGACACTAAATGCATTTCTTGGCTGGAGATTTGGGTGCTAACATTTAATTTGGATACTTGAAATTGGATCCACTAAAAAGATAATacattattcaattttaaaaattactcaaaattagaaagaagaatttactcaaaaaaaaaattagaaagaagaaaattaaaagttgaAATCAATTTAAATAGCTGAATAAATATTTGTATCTAATGAATAGTAATGTTTGTAATTTAGAACAAAAGTATTTGCATTTAAGACAAATGAATAGTAAATGTTGAATAGTAATGGAGTGCATCAACATGTTTATCCAAGatctatatttaattattttatataaaaaatagaataatcataaaagaaaaagtgatttaaaaaaaatatgacgTAATTGATGAGGTGGCCGGAATAGTGCAATATTAACTACTATATCTCAACTTTTAGCTATAATATAGAATTTATTGTATGTGTATAAGTGGATCcaattaaaattgaataattggcctttttttttttttgagaaacacgcacacacacacacatatatatatgggaaGTGGATAAGATAAGGGAATAATTGGCCTATTTGGCATCTACtttttgctgatttttttttcctgtttatTGGTCCTAAGGAAGTCCCACAAAAACTCAAGCTTATTCATTTCATGTTTCATGTTATCAATGACAAAGTTTTAGTGAAAAACTCCGTTCCAATTAACTGCTAGTGGTCCCTTTCTATGATTTTcgcttaaaatataaaaaaaaaatatttttttttttattattgccAGCCTCActttacttttttgctccaatactttcagcaaaaaaattaaataagttgtttccaaacaaacacatgttttatttatgtataaatGAATGTAATTATGTgagtcaataattaatataatgcTAGTAGGTTGAGTTTcatcatttagtttaaaatatttttataaaaatataaacaaatagaTAATtacaattgcataaaaataaaaatattataaaaacttacaaaataataaaatggcTACACCCACCCACATTGATAATAGATAATGATTATTGATAATGAATTATCAtataatgatttcaaaatataaaaacttgttgaagaaaattgtaaaatttcatgtaattgtatttttgttttgatcaaTAACTCTAtatatttgagtttaaaaaaaaaataataattaaatttcttaatagcCCTCTAAAAGCGAAATATTTGGAGCTAGCCTATGTATAGAATACATGAAAGATCACTATACTAGAGACTACACTTCATAGACAACAAAGGACTCACAaggcgcgcgcgcgcgcgcacatatatatatatatatatatatagtcatatAGCCTATCATCTGCATAAATAACGTCAGGATAAGGTTGCAAGTCTTGAATTTAAAGGAAGAATAGTCAACAAAAGCAACCCATCTTCACGGTGTTAGTTTTCTTCCCAACTTGAATGTGAACAAAACTTTAAATCTGCAAAAGAACACATACAAAATGTTTTTAAGACAAACCATCGTCCAGTGTCGGTGATAAATTTTACAGTTGCATAAATTGACTCAAGGTATTATTACTTACAGCGGAATTCTATGGACAAGTAGCAGTAAGCTAgagtaaatttcaaattaaacttcTGTTTCAGTAAGTGCAAGCATCGAGTAATGAGTCTCTATCATTAGGAGATGACTGCATATTTTGATCAAGTGGAAAATGCATTGGCTTGGCACCAAGAAATTTAATGTTAGAAAAGAAAGATCCCTTTTTTTGTAGAGCGTGAAACTTGTATCCCAACTCCCAAGAAATGTTTAAGTGCGAATTGATACTCTGATATTGATGATATAAGTTGATAATTATAAAACAGTAAGAACTAAACACACATGCATAACATAATCAACTCCGTTGTCTTTCTAATTAACCACATGGTCCACATCCAGTTTGCAATTTTTGACTTAGTTTCGAAGCCACCTTTGTGATGTGATGTCACCCCTTTTGTTGAATCTTTGGTAGTAGTTGCAATATTGAAAGTGTTTGCAAATTATATTGGTCTCATcttgactatcaatagtatcaAATTGTTACATGCAGAACTCAGTAAATTATCAATGTCGACGAAGCCCTATATAGTAAGGTGGTCTAGACTCTAAAATTCTTCCATTACATTACGTGCAGGATTCAGTAAATTATTAAGAGTTACTCAAACCACTAAATAGTCAAAAGATCTTTcactaaataagaaaaataaaaagaaattacatcCATCTTATTCAACtgcggagagagagagagagagtgagtggcAATTGCATACCTTCCTCCATTTTGTTCTTCATTTGTCatgcatgttttttttaataaattatacactcaaaaaaatacacaccaatataataattttaataaacaaattaaaattactatTGAAATCGTATTTCTATTTGATAATAATCAGGGGCGGAGTTACTTTGGTGACTggggggccatgccccccccccaagttttaaaaaattatttagagcAGATAAAATTGGATACTTGAACCATTTTTCTAAGATCTGGCCCCCACATGAAAAATTATTCCCCCCCCTTCCCCCCACATTTGTCCACATTTAGAGGGCATTTGGATTCCACTGAAAAATGCTGCGTttgcgttttcagttttttggttttttttttttttttttcagccgcaGTTATTGACCCAgtcttctgtgaacagtgcattcgtgcactgttcacggacccacaaattttactttgcagcaactttttcattaaaaatgggtcccgcggtactattcacacattttaaaattattttgctacaatgttttcaattttcagttttcagttttcagcaataagttctatccaaacagacccttagtatTCCTTCCAAAGTTGCTTTTCACCTTTTAATATTTTCACtcatttattattagtttttactATTGAAACTCCTCACATGTCAGACCACTGGCTTGattagaaattttactttttcaattcccaagcttcaatatattttttggatCTGGTGTAAGCTAATATTGCTCTCTATTGTATGTTGATAATGTTGTCTACATCTGTTGCTAGTAAATATTGCTTTCTGttactaaatatatttattgttgtttttccttttctgttttttcAACTCTATTTTGTTGTGGCCATGCTTTCagctttgtattcttttttttttctttgcataaaatttataattttgtctaaaaaaaaagCGCTGAGCCTAGTTGAAACTAGCAAAAATGACTTTAAAATCTTAAAAGGTATTAGAGtattcttctcatttttttattaaaccaatggataagttttattcaaaattttagttttggcTTCTATTTGTTGGTTGCATAAAGCACGTGGTTCAACACATAATGTAAAAGCCCACATATGGGCTTGTATTAATATTCCGTGGCTAGCAAGTAGTATTATAGACTCCAAATTCAAGTGAATTAGGATTCGTGTGCTGCTAGGAGTGTGAGTCGgttgggtatatatatatattctagtaTTATGCATATgttatgattgtgtttgtatatggaattaaataatatttttttttttagaaagtttcaacctatggcgttcgCTCCTGATGAGCGCTATTTgttatcaaaccaagacaccaatcagtttttggtgtaagcagtgattgaaccccagatctcttattcaaccatcagagactttaccagttgagctaattggaactcacgaaattaaataatactatttcaaaaaaatataatgtacTAAGATTCTAATGGAGTgtgtaaataaataatgaaatttaaattcaaattaaaagtaTATATTAGGATTATAACATGTAAAATTGTGAGATTTCAAAAATTTATGTGGTACAATATTATGAGGTCAAccaaaagtaaaacaaattttatagaTAACCTAAGCTAAGGCTCAACTATTACACAAGTTGACCTTGAATATAATAATATGATCATGAGCCAATTTGTGAATATGAAActcaatgtgtgtgtgtattacaTTGTGTAATtatgtatacatataaaaattttataattaatttatcaaattataatttgtaatttattgataatataaatagtccattttatagtataaaatatataatttttaattacaagattaattaatctaatttttataagttcataaataaaaataattaaaattcaactaTAGTTTAGTTACTAATTACTAGTTGTGAGGGGTTAAAAATTGTACTCATAGTATAACGACTCAAAGAAAAGTATTAGACACATTTACATTATActaattttttgtaaatgtttGTAAAACTCAAGTAAATTTAGAATATGTCCAAAGTAAGACTCAACACTTACCCACACAATATTCAATCAATTTGGGCCCACACATACTTGTCAGGGGCCACCCTGTGGGGCGGTGATGAGCCCACATAGGGTTACTAGGTGGGCTGTGATACCATTTGTAATAATCTAAGAAAAATACGCAAGTTATATTTGTGTTATACCTTTAAAATGATTAGTTTAATTATAATTAAGATTCTTTATAGTCGTTTATAAAGCCTAAGTCAATCTAATGTATGCCTAATGTGATACTCAACAAGCACTCAATCAATATTCAATTAATTTAGGGCATCATATATATTGTTTctatatataggaaaaaaataagttaatccAACAGCCCATAAACTAGCTCATGTTTATTCAACAAGAAAATAACCGAATTTAAACATTTTCTAGCTTGGCGATGAGCTCTATGTTCGATTTgtatttgaaacaaaaaatttatagacTATTATAAATTTCTTAGTTGCCAATTAAGCTCGTTTATAGATATAATGGCCATCTTTTGGTTAGAATATCTAAATCATAAGTGCACTATTTAACTGTGTGAATATTtcataaattatagaaaataatagaTGGCCCCCAAAGCATCTGCATATAATATGatattgctatatatatatatatatatataatatgacatGTCAActgttttgaatttcttctttgttttagaTAAATCGGGGAAATGTgtctttcattcttttctttttttcctctactAGATATGGGTCATTGTTTCGAACCAATCTTGTTGGTCGGAACGTGGTGGTATCAACTGATCCAGAAGTCAATCATTTCATTTTCCAACAAGAGGGGACGTCTTTCCTAATATCGTACACACAGAGTTTTAACGAAATTTTTGGGCAACAAAGCCTGATCTCGTATCATGGAATGGTTCACAAATACCTCAGGAACCTGATACTACAGCTTGTTGGCCCTGAAAATTTAAAGGGAAAGTCAATGTATGAAATAAATGAAGCAACTCGCAGACACCTTCATTCATGGGCTAGACATGGCACTGTGGACATTAAAGAAGTAACCTCAGAGGTAAATCATCTTCATTCTTGGGAGAGTTAATCATCTTACAAAATACTCTTTTTTACAAGAAAcagtgaaaatttcaaaatagaaataaaacttgatGGGAATAACGATGATTCTCTCACACTCATTATTGCTTTTTTCACCTTTAAAATGTGTATATCAGCACATACAATCAACAATGTTGTATAAAAGAGTACATGTAAAATGAGTGTAAGAgaatatttatcaatttttgtattataactTAATTAGTTAAAATTGACCTGACGTAAAGCTCTTCCATTTCAAGAAGGCACTCTAACCTATGTCACCATGAACCCAACACTCATTTTCATTCATGCTTTACCAAaatattgatttaattattGGCAGATGATATTCCAGTATTTTGCTAAAAAACTGATGAGTTATGATGAATCAAAGGCCTCAagaaagctgagagaaaatttCAAAGCTTTTATGGATGGCCTTATCTCATTTCCTTTGAACATCCCGGGAACCGCATACCATGCATGTTTACAGGTACTAAATTCACACTACAATGCATATGTACAAACTatttggtgcaaacacaatgataatgaaaataacacaacgagaaattgaataatacttctgaatattattaatttgaagaagaaaaattacacaacactatttggattGAGGCGCGGCGCTctctccacccttcacctcccccttgcgcacgtatctgtcTCAATATCTGAGACAATCCATGTTAGCctattaatcaccacaattaaaaagaacaaaatagtctctctcatttttcaatgtggaattaaacatttttactaactcctcatcttccatattcactcccacatctttacatttatgttataacatttattcattttaattatttgatattaaaatgctccaacacaaactattaaaaaaaaaaatccatcttaTTAGAAAAATGGGTATATATGACTCATGAaaggaaagaatttttttttgaaggaattagaaaggaaagaaaatttatatatagcACCAAATAATTTTATGGTTTCTACTTATTTCTTCTAAGTTTTATCATTATACTATCTCAGTGTATATCTCTTCAAGGCAACTACATGAAGCAACTAAACAAATTTTACTGAAATGAATCAGGGACGTAAGAATGCTACAAAGGTGATTAAGGATATTTTAGAAGAGAGGAAGAAATCTACAACACCTCACCAAGATTTCTTGAACCTTATACTTGAGGAAGTGAGGAAGGaggacaaaattttaaatgaagcaATCGCTGTGGATTTAGTCTTTATGCTCCTTTTTGCTACTCACGAAACTACATCCTCGGCCATGACATTACTTATTAAGTTCATTTCTGACCATCCTGAAGTGCTAGCAGAATTAGTGGTTTGTGttacataatataaaacttGTTtaccctcaaaaaaataataataataaatagcaAAAAACAACATGGTAATTGATTTCTTAATCACATTgtagaaagaacaaaaaacaacaTGGTAATTGATTTCTTAATCACATTAATTGTAGAAAGAGCATGAGACCATTATTAGAAGCCGAGATAATGAAGATGGTGAAATTACATGGCAAGAGTATAAATCGATGACATTTACACAAATGGTGAGTTGGATTAAACCagaaaaccatatatatatatctaggtTTAGGATTTCTAGAGTCTCTTTTATTAGTAAATTTGCTTTGTCACTTTGGCAGGTAATCAATGAAACAGTTAGATTGGCAAATATTGTCCCAGGAATTTTCAGAAAAGCCCTGAAAGATGTCGAAGTGAAAGGCAAGTTCAAGTTTCTTATGATCAAATGGATGGTGTTTGATTGAAATTTCAGAATAGAATCATGTTGCATTTCTATTACACATACCAAACACAGTTAAAAAAGATTGCATAAATTaatagaagaataaaaaataaagttacatAGCATAAGCCATAATTAAGGAACATATAAAAAAtcctttaattttcatttgacATGTTGTCCCTGGTGTAACCAAAATCAACAGATGATGAATAGAGAATTGTAATTTTACAGGATATACAATTCCAGCAGGTTGGACTATTATGGTGGTTCCATCAGTCCTTCATTTGAGTCCAACAGAATACGATGACCCCCTTGCATTCAACCCGTGGCGATGGAAGGTAAATTTATATAAGCATTTCTTCTTAGAGTTTTTTCTTaatctattaaattttatttttcttttctagttctAATTGAATGTTATGGGGGGAAAAGGGAAAAGACTTGCATGCAGGGTCTAAAACTTTCATGGCCTTTGGTGGGGGAGTGAGACTTTGCGTAGGAGCTGACGTTGCCAAGCTGCTGATGGCCAGTTTTCTCCATTacttaattacaaaatacaggtattaactattaacataaaatttgatatcattCAGTTTTCCTTTTCATGCCAATTGATCAAACCAAAGGTGTCAGGTTTTATtcataaaaaggaagaaagataaaataaactatttaatCATCTacctttctccaaaaaaaaaaaaagctaatatcTCAAACcagcaccaaaaaaataaaaaaaaatcaactacacACAAAAACACCAACATTATGTGGAAAACTCTGTCATCTGCTGGTTAAGGCCAAATTGGCCTACTGTTtaaacagtgtgtgttttggCTGGTTCTAATACAATTTTTTGCTCATTCatcataagaaaaagaaaaaagaaaaaaacaaacatggaCCAACTTCAAATAAATTCACTACAACTAAATAATACTAAGCTAACATGGACCAACTTCAAATAATACTAAGCTAACATCTCAAACCGGTAAGAAAACAAATCAACTACACACAAAAACACCAACATTACGTAGAAAACTCTGTCATCTGCTAGTTAAGGCCAAATTGGCCTGCTGTTTAAACATTGTGTGTTTTGGTTGGTTCTAATACAATTTTTAACTCATTCatcaaatgaaaaagaaaaaggaaaaaaagaaaaaacattgaCCAGCTTCAAACAAATTCACTACAACTAAATCGGTTTATATCCATACTTGAGTTCAtagcaaataaaataatatcccTTCTTTAGGAATTAATACAAACTCACATAACAttcatataaaatattacaactcTCTATGGTTATAATACCCAAAAAATCTTTCAAGAGAAAACCCCACCTTGTTCCACATGTGTCTCATGGTCATTCACCTCAAATTAGAATATTGATTGTAAGGATTATTGTAGTTTGGTGCATATTACAAATACCtcataattttgatttaaaaggAAGGATGTACacttcaaattaattttgaattaagacgtaattgcaaaattttcaaaattataatatacattatataaatgCTCTCATAATTTACAGTACATGGTTGTGATTGACCCAAAACATGTtgaattcaaaaattcaaattcaaatgcTATGAAAAATGATTGTGTAAATGGTCTTCTTGAAACCATTAGGTGGACTGTGACCAAAGGAGGGGACATAATCAGAAAACCTGGTTTGGTGTTTCCAAACGGATTGCATATCAAAATCTCTGAAAAATAGAAGTGACGACTGGTgataaataaaagcaaa from Castanea sativa cultivar Marrone di Chiusa Pesio chromosome 6, ASM4071231v1 includes:
- the LOC142641446 gene encoding cytochrome P450 87A3-like, whose protein sequence is MWVFVMCLTALFVKLSHWIYTQANPRCNGKLPPGSMGYPIIGETLEFFSPYSLHDIPPFVRKRMTRYGSLFRTNLVGRNVVVSTDPEVNHFIFQQEGTSFLISYTQSFNEIFGQQSLISYHGMVHKYLRNLILQLVGPENLKGKSMYEINEATRRHLHSWARHGTVDIKEVTSEMIFQYFAKKLMSYDESKASRKLRENFKAFMDGLISFPLNIPGTAYHACLQGRKNATKVIKDILEERKKSTTPHQDFLNLILEEVRKEDKILNEAIAVDLVFMLLFATHETTSSAMTLLIKFISDHPEVLAELVKEHETIIRSRDNEDGEITWQEYKSMTFTQMVINETVRLANIVPGIFRKALKDVEVKGYTIPAGWTIMVVPSVLHLSPTEYDDPLAFNPWRWKGKDLHAGSKTFMAFGGGVRLCVGADVAKLLMASFLHYLITKYRWTVTKGGDIIRKPGLVFPNGLHIKISEK